In the genome of Montipora foliosa isolate CH-2021 chromosome 3, ASM3666993v2, whole genome shotgun sequence, one region contains:
- the LOC137996338 gene encoding uncharacterized protein, giving the protein MIFAPLFVMLSLLNVSQLVKSNCGDGYCQLYALNLKEDAFENSEFVGHVFHKASTVNPIDCHALCVEDCRCLSFNYKESDPEGKFCELNDESQFTANSSSLKTSAGSRYYNLRRELFKKQNSVTSCVGGIPCTNGCCAGNPCQNGGTCTEVCNPKDRRYNCSCPVKFIGRHCEIRLRESCQAYKAAGVATPGYYRIIDDHHHTIQVFCDFDASGPGFAWTLIQSFSLAKKHLFDTVLFNAYSDSEAVSGDSPNWQAYLIPSSDLMWLGRQSTHWRATCRFETDGIVYTDYMRASFADNDIIGASQPGSVCRMYEFINIRGNECTNCTAKTWYGPQLHIDSSRQAGCDFNPKDSRNSEDNFGHYRVVNPQFRCTSSQQTTTQFWFGGRN; this is encoded by the exons ATGATTTTTGCACCCCTGTTCGTAATGCTTTCGCTCCTCAATGTTTCACAACTTGTGAAATCCAATTGTGGGGACGGATATTGTCAATTATATGCCCTTAATCTCAAAGAAGATGCCTTCGAGAACTCGGAGTTTGTCGGTCATGTTTTTCACAAGGCTTCTACAGTTAATCCAATTGACTGTCATGCTTTGTGTGTGGAAGACTGTCGGTGCTTGTCCTTCAACTACAAGGAAAGCGACCCGGAAGGTAAATTCTGCGAGTTGAACGACGAGAGCCAGTTTACCGCGAATTCAAGTTCCTTGAAAACATCTGCGGGTTCGCGTTATTACAACCTTCGAAGAGAACTGTTCAAAAAG CAAAACAGTGTGACGTCATGTGTCGGTGGCATTCCGTGTACCAATGGCTGCTGTGCAGGAAATCCTTGTCAAAATGGTGGAACGTGTACAGAAGTATGTAATCCCAAGGACCGTAGGTACAACTGCTCATGTCCGGTCAAGTTTATTGGTAGACACTGTGAGATAAGACTGAGAGAAAGCTGCCAGGCCTACAAAGCAGCAGGCGTGGCTACTCCTGGATACTACAGAATAATTGATGACCACCATCATACCATTCAAGTATTTTGCGACTTCGACGCCTCTGGTCCTGGCTTTGCTTGGACCTTAATACAGTCCTTCAGTCTTGCTAAAAAGCATCTCTTCGAT ACAGTGCTGTTTAACGCCTATTCCGATTCTGAAGCCGTTAGCGGTGATTCCCCAAATTGGCAGGCCTATTTAATACCGTCAAGTGATCTCATGTGGCTTGGTCGGCAATCAACGCACTGGCGAGCAACCTGCCGTTTCGAGACGGACGGCATCGTGTACACAGACTATATGCGAGCCTCGTTTGCAGACAATGATATCATCGGAGCTTCCCAACCAGGAAGTGTTTGCCGTATGTACGAGTTTATCAACATCCGGGGAAATGAATGTACAAATTGCACGGCAAAGACATGGTACGGGCCACAACTACACATCGACAGCTCCCGTCAAGCGGGTTGTGATTTCAATCCAAAAGATAGCCGTAATAGTGAAGATAACTTTGGCCACTACCGTGTAGTGAATCCACAATTTCGTTGTACTTCCAGCCAACAAACAACTACTCAGTTTTGGTTTGGTGGACGGAACTAA